In the Sarcophilus harrisii chromosome 1, mSarHar1.11, whole genome shotgun sequence genome, one interval contains:
- the LOC100930195 gene encoding zinc finger protein 239-like, with product MKESSSGSLAESDIGITQRLSHDWDRVDGETKEPKLEEQFKMPLMEGKMGKSNTPTNFPFQQGKLIGHERPETEEKPFKCLDCGKCFGRNTHLSLHRRTHTGEKPYKCGDCGRCFSDGSALIRHQRIHTGERPYKCIECGKCFGRSSHLELHQRTHLGEKPYKCPECGKGFRDSSGLARHHSIHTGASPYKCGICDKNFNDSSAFIRHQRIHTGEKPYVCVECGKSFSDSSNFRTHQKSHWEEKPFKCTVCAKSYVRRSDLVIHQRTHTGEKPYQCSDCGKSFNQRSGLIIHQTTHTGEKPFSCSKCAKSFGHHSYLLKHQRTHFREFSEKSLE from the coding sequence ATGAAAGAATCTTCCAGTGGGTCTTTGGCAGAATCTGACATAGGTATAACTCAGCGTCTGTCTCATGACTGGGATAGAGTTGATGGTGAGACCAAAGAGCCCAAGTTGGAAGAACAATTTAAGATGCCACTGATGGAAGGAAAAATGGGTAAATCCAACACCCCAACAAATTTTCCTTTCCAACAAGGAAAATTAATTGGCCACGAGAGACCTGAAACAGAGGAAAAACCTTTTAAGTGCCTGGACTGTGGAAAATGCTTTGGCAGAAACACTCATCTCAGTCTCCATCGGAGAACCCACACTGGTGAAAAGCCCTACAAATGTGGGGATTGTGGTCGTTGTTTCAGTGATGGTTCTGCTCTTATCCGCCATCAGCGGATACACACAGGTGAAAGGCCTTATAAGTGTATAGAGTGTGGAAAATGCTTTGGCCGCAGCTCTCATCTGGAGCTGCACCAGCGGACCCACCTTGGAGAAAAGCCCTACAAGTGCCCTGAGTGTGGGAAGGGATTCCGGGATAGCTCAGGGTTAGCCAGACACCACAGCATCCATACAGGTGCTAGTCCCTACAAATGTGGTATATGTGACAAGAACTTTAATGACAGCTCAGCCTTCATCCGCCACCAGCGCATCCATACAGGTGAAAAGCCCTATGTGTGTGTGGAGTGTGGCAAGAGTTTTAGTGACAGTTCCAACTTCCGTACACACCAGAAGTCTCATTGGGAAGAAAAGCCCTTCAAGTGCACAGTTTGTGCAAAGAGCTATGTGCGCAGGTCAGACCTGGTCATACACCAGAGGACGCACACTGGTGAGAAGCCTTACCAGTGCAGTGACTGTGGCAAGAGCTTCAACCAGAGGTCTGGCCTCATCATCCACCAGACCACTCACACAGGAGAAAAACCCTTCAGCTGCAGCAAATGTGCAAAGAGCTTTGGGCACCACTCCTACCTTCTGAAGCATCAGAGGACTCATTTTAGAGAGTTTTCAGAGAAATCCCTAGAATAA